One genomic segment of Rivularia sp. PCC 7116 includes these proteins:
- a CDS encoding DUF1822 family protein, with translation MTFDLETLSLNSPTNLWLEIPENQQTKIWEQSQAFSTDNRRWMAYLNRLSLKTFLPWFKEEYAQNAKVFPNSATLPSVWEVTNGTGICFNGKKLVLIPSEALDISELRVPQEWVDIPSWSADYYAAVQVNVEAGYIRIWGYTSAVNLKEKGTYDANERNYCLNKEDLISNFSILRIAAQVCPEEITKTETVPLAELSATQAENLIARLGNSQLINPRQAVPFTMWGALLEHGGWRQGLYEKRQGMQRQWSIRQWMQTGVSEFAQQFGWGSVDLQPSLASSRGTEAPTQETTLIKKITISGLEYHLSVKLRSNNQNRIWRFELRRATVGEMIPVGVKLMLLTEDLQPFDGNQAQAKKPVERIYVDVALGGEEEALVWKTEPVSDDYEYETLYL, from the coding sequence ATGACATTTGATTTAGAAACGCTAAGCCTGAATAGCCCTACAAACCTGTGGTTAGAAATTCCTGAAAACCAGCAAACCAAAATATGGGAACAAAGCCAAGCTTTTTCTACAGATAATCGTCGCTGGATGGCTTATCTCAACCGCTTGAGTTTAAAAACATTTTTACCTTGGTTTAAAGAGGAATACGCTCAAAACGCCAAAGTTTTTCCTAATTCAGCAACTCTACCCAGTGTCTGGGAAGTTACTAACGGTACCGGCATTTGCTTTAACGGTAAAAAATTAGTATTGATTCCCAGCGAAGCTTTAGATATATCGGAATTACGAGTTCCCCAAGAATGGGTTGATATTCCTAGCTGGAGTGCAGATTATTATGCAGCAGTGCAGGTAAATGTAGAAGCAGGATATATCAGAATTTGGGGTTATACATCCGCAGTAAATTTAAAAGAAAAAGGAACTTACGACGCTAACGAAAGAAATTATTGTTTGAATAAAGAAGATTTAATTTCCAACTTTAGTATTTTACGGATAGCGGCTCAAGTTTGTCCCGAAGAAATTACCAAAACAGAAACTGTTCCGTTAGCAGAATTGTCCGCAACTCAAGCAGAAAATTTAATTGCACGTTTGGGAAATTCCCAATTAATTAATCCCCGTCAAGCAGTACCTTTTACAATGTGGGGAGCGCTTTTAGAACATGGAGGTTGGAGACAGGGATTATACGAAAAACGTCAGGGAATGCAAAGACAATGGTCAATTCGCCAGTGGATGCAAACCGGAGTTTCAGAATTCGCCCAGCAATTTGGTTGGGGAAGCGTAGATTTACAGCCTAGTTTGGCAAGCTCCAGAGGTACCGAAGCACCAACCCAAGAAACAACTTTAATCAAAAAGATTACTATATCTGGCTTAGAATATCATTTATCAGTAAAACTCAGAAGCAATAATCAAAATAGAATTTGGCGATTTGAATTAAGAAGAGCCACCGTAGGAGAAATGATTCCCGTCGGCGTAAAATTAATGCTATTAACCGAAGACTTGCAGCCATTCGACGGCAACCAAGCCCAAGCCAAAAAACCCGTAGAAAGAATTTATGTAGATGTAGCCTTGGGTGGAGAAGAAGAAGCTTTGGTATGGAAGACAGAACCCGTATCCGATGATTATGAATATGAAACTTTGTATTTGTAG